TGCCAGGCCGTCCTTTTCGTAACCTCCGCCGATGTCGGCGTGGCATCCGGGCAGACGCAACTGCAACTGACCGGGGCCGGCGGCAATCCGGGTCACCGGAAAAAGAGCGCGGTATTCATGAACAGCGTTGAGCTGAAGAGCCGAAACGGTCGAGGGCGAGAGGGTGAAATCACCCTGCATGAAGGTCGTGACAGGATCGTAAAGCAATGCTGCTTGCCGCAACTGGCCGGGTTTGATGAGGTGCTCACCGGCCAATTCCTTTTTGCCGTTACGCCATACCCGGGTCCGCGTATCCTTGATCCCTCTTTCATGGATCATCCGGTTAAGCAGAGTGGCCACTCCTGTTCCCCGGCTGAAACCGACCTGAACAACCGAAATTCTGGCATCGGAATCTTCCCGTTTCCAGGCGTTGGCTTGATCGGAGAGAGCATTGTAGAGTTTTTCAGCCCGTTGTCGGTCGCTCAGCGAAAACGCGGCATCGAGCTTGGCGGAAGCTTTTGTCAGGAGGGTCCCTTCGCCTTGATATGTACCAACGCCGCTGACATATTCAAAACTGACTCTTGAATCCTTGTTTTTCGGAAATTCCCTTCTTAGCAAGCCGACATTCGTGTATTTACCCGGATCCTTCAGATCGTTCTCAGTACCGTCGGCCAAGGCAACAAAGAGACTACTATGGGGATCGTTCCGATCAAAAAGTTGGAGCACGCGAAAGGATTCAAACGCTTTCCTGGCATTCTCAAAGAGTTCCCAGTCTTCAGAAACAGGAGCATGAGAACTCACTTCTTCTTGCGAGAGAAACCGTCCCATGGCTAAAACTCACGGGTGAAGACTTTGGTCCGGTGGGTGATGGTTTCAATTCGGTCCGTTCCCGGTAT
This portion of the Syntrophotalea acetylenica genome encodes:
- a CDS encoding phospholipase effector Tle1 domain-containing protein, translating into MGRFLSQEEVSSHAPVSEDWELFENARKAFESFRVLQLFDRNDPHSSLFVALADGTENDLKDPGKYTNVGLLRREFPKNKDSRVSFEYVSGVGTYQGEGTLLTKASAKLDAAFSLSDRQRAEKLYNALSDQANAWKREDSDARISVVQVGFSRGTGVATLLNRMIHERGIKDTRTRVWRNGKKELAGEHLIKPGQLRQAALLYDPVTTFMQGDFTLSPSTVSALQLNAVHEYRALFPVTRIAAGPGQLQLRLPGCHADIGGGYEKDGLARYARDLGNAYLNRLAGHALFRQPALPARDDPSCVIHHSWEHRALYRKLSERLSVPGSVGAGLGIDSFASLPDAARSLISHSDPLPKDGPFKEKADAFRQLSSKQLLEKYPGDPDMLDAVAVRETGRMFAERHLQHGGDRQRFLGKVNHRVAFNLEHGQRNPAPRVLDPQHRHVAEEER